Genomic DNA from Telopea speciosissima isolate NSW1024214 ecotype Mountain lineage chromosome 2, Tspe_v1, whole genome shotgun sequence:
TGCATAAGTTGTAGAGGAATTTGATTGGGGAAAACGAACAGCATCAAACTCTAGTGCCTACAACTGCTTATAACATAACCACTGGCTTGGAGATGTCTGCTTTATCACAATAGTAAGGCTTCATATTAGCGTTTTCTCAATATTGACCCGTAAaatttaacatttttatttccccACTGAAAGATAAAGCAACATTGTGAGCTTTCTCCATATCTggttcttttttaatttctcaGTTGATCAATCTAAGTGCTTTCTGTATCTGTTAATTAATCCCCCACCGGGAAAATCTCAAATCCAAATTTCTGGCAGCTCCACTTAATTCTCAGATAATATCAAGGttatatataccaaaatagaaatcaaatgaaacaaAACTTCTTCCAATTTATCCTAGTTCCCAAGCTATTTTCATTTAGACTTCCAAGACCCAACGTCAGTGGAAACTCATAAGGACAAAGAAGTGCacagggaagaaaaaaaaaaccaactatGATTCcaggaaaagggggaaaaacagCAAATTACTTCACTTCTCCAACCCCAACAATACTATTTAAAATACTCTAGATGCCTTTCAAATGCTCAAGACATGCCATACACTATAGAGCTTCCTTCATTGTCTTATCCTATTCTTGGCAGTTTAGGTAGAATGGGTTCACCATTGATGTCATGCATTGTCAATTCTCTATCTTTGCTACATAAGATTTCAGGAGTTCTGTGAACCATAGAATGCACCCATTCATTATAATGAAAAATGTAGCTCCTTACTCTTTCAAGTCAAAGAGGCATTAGGACTAACAACAACAAATACATGCCAACCCATAACACTCTACAGAACAAATCACCACCAAATGGGAAATCATGCTGCACCTATATCATGGTAAATTGATGTCTTCTCATAATCCTATAAGAACTACACAGAATTGACAGCAAGGAACAAAGGGAAAGAAATATATTTTAATCTTAGAAAATAGGAAGCCATTCTAGTGAAATATGAGTAGCATGTAACTAGAAAATGTGCATTAAGAGCTCTTAAACCATCTAGTTGTGAAACTATAATAATGCAGCCCTTCAAAGCTCATTCATGAGAGCTATGTACAAAATGGCTGAAAAAAGAGAGTGAAATAACCAAATGTATAGACATGCAACACAATTTTACAAGAATTCTTCTTTCATACCCTTGTATTAAATTTTACATGCACTTCATTCAGCACAAAACATTAAAGCCTAAAGCAGTTCATTCAcgaaacatatatatatatattaagaaaCTGTAAATAGAGATTGGAATGGTGGGAAGGGCAATAAAAATTCTAACCCTAAAGCACAATTCGACTGGAAATTATTCACTCACTGTCTTGTATTTTCAATAATATACACGATAGAAAACAGAAAGCACAATTGAGAAATATAGAAGAACATGATCATGGCACCAcaaatttcttcttccattgAGAACAGTTTACATAGCTATAATTTGGTAaagagcaggaaaaaaaaaagttgtgggaagaaactattACTGTCACTTGAATCTTTCATCATCACCTGAAACATCAGGATTCATAGACACATTCATTCTAGTATACGCCTGTTTAGCCCATCCACTAATTTCATAGATTCCCAAGCAACCATCTCTTTCTCCAATGCCTTCTTCAGCTTCTTTGGCTGGTCTTTCAATGAAAACATACTAGAATCCAACAAAACGTTAAAGTCCGTTccagaatgagagagagagagaaagagagagtaaatGCAGAGTTTACCGCAAGAAACGGAGATGGATCCTTCCAATGTCGCCGACCTCACTAGCAATAGCATGATTCAGGAATTCGAAAACCCTAACCCctgcctttctttttttgaaatattaaCTGCCCAAAGAAATACTTTTTCTTCATAAGAGTTCTTCAGCCATCAATGACCACTTCAAGTAGAGCTTGAGCCCTACcggaaacaagagagagagagagagaatttggtCGGAGACGGGAGAGCTAGGTATGTAGGTAAGAGAATCCTTGCAGTTACAACCATATGCATTGACAGAAATGCCACTTTTTAATTAAGATTTGCTAAATTAAAACATATGATTTGATCAACCAAACATGTAGACCTATGATCTAAAAATGTCTCCATGGATTAGGTGAATCAGGCCGACCCAGATCAGATAGAATCATATTGCCTGATCCATTTAAAGTTGTTAACTGGAATCAGAATCAGGTCAGTGAGATTCCAAAcgattttgaattttaaaatgaaTCAGTTCATCATTGCTGTTCCACACATAAGCCTTTATTGGgggttttttccccttcttcatTAACTATCATCACATCATCTAAAACTAGAAGTACTTTCTTAATATAAATATGTTACTATCATCTTATCTCTGCATTTTACCTCTAAAACATGGACAAAAAGGGAACTAAGAAGGGAAAAATATACTACCAAATCACAAGACAAAGTGGAAGAAACATATTTACAGACACAAGAAGGCCCATATGGATCCAAAATTCAAGAATAAAAGAATCATGAACTAATTATTCCTACTCTCATTCTTCCTAGTTCTGCTATCTTAATGCGAAACAAGTTCTAAATTAAAGTTATTCACTTGTTGATGGCACTCCAGCACCATCATCTCCAGAGCTTGCAGCACTGGCAGCTATTTCTGGTTTTATCTCTTCCAATTGCTGGAGCACTTGTTGGACTTCCGGCCTTGCAGCTGGTGAAGGATCAACACAATGCAGAGCCAATTTCAAGGTGTTAAGCAACTCATCACCCGTAGTTGAGGCGTCTCTCATCAGCTCCAGATCAAACACCTCATTAGTCCACTCTTCCTTAACAATAGATGCTACCCACTGGGGTAAATCAACACCATTCATTGCCTGACCTGGAGATTTCCCTGTAAgaagctctaatatgatcaccCCAAGGCTATACACATCTGTCTTTGTATTGGCCTTCTTGAGCTTTGAGAGCTCTGGTGCTCGATACCCTAGCGCCCCAGCAGTGGCAATCACATTGGAATTTGCAGCAGTGGTCATGAGCCTAGAGAGGCCATAGTCTGCAATGTTGGCATTGGTGTTCTCATCCAGCAGGATATTTCCTGAGGTCAGGTTCCCGTGCACCATGTTCTCATTGGTGTGAAGGTAGCACAAGCCTCTTGTTGTACCCATGGCTATGTTCATCCTTGTTGGCCAATCGATCGGTGTGTCGGGTCCGCGAGCTGCACATAAATTGACAATTAGAAATGTTCAGATAGGAAGTTTTCGGTTGATCTATGGACTACTGTGAATATTTTGGTCAAttgaacaagaaaaaagaattaaCCTTTAAGAGAATGAACTTACCATGGAGGAAAGATGCAAGACTCCCTTTAGGCATAAAATCAAACACAAGAAGCTTTTCTCCTTTGGGTCCTAAATAGTAGGCCCTGAGGGCTAAGAGATTTGGGTGTCGAATCTTCCCCAATGCATTCACTTCCACTTCAAATTCCCTTTGACTCTTGGCGATCTTCTCCCTCAATCTCTTCACTGCAACTTGTTTCCCATCCTCTAATGTTGCCTTGTACGCAGTCCCATAAGTACTCTTCCCCATTATCTCAGCTGTTGCACACAAAAGATCATCTGCTGTGAACACTAATGGCCCATCGAAGTGGACTAACTTCCCTCCTGCCTCACCCCCTGCTTCAACTTCGGTTCCCATAGCAGGTCCACCCTTCTCGCCTCTCGCTGCTGCCGCCGGAGCTGTTCCACCCGTCTGTCCATTTGTTGCTTTGGAAGCAGCCCTTTTCCGGATTAAACAGCACAACAAGATACAACACAATAAAAGCAAAACCGCCAGGAGAGCTCCAGCGGCTATGAGAATTATGTCTTTTGTATTCAGTTTGCGATGGTGGGGCTTGGAAATCTtcggtgatggtgatggtggtggaggAGCAGAAGAAGGACAAGGTGTCGAAGCACTGTATCCACAAAGTTGAAGGTTCCCAACAAAAGAGGTTGAGTTGAATTTTTCggataggagaaagggaacagGACCAGAGAGGTTGTTGTGGGAGACATTGAAAGAATTTAGATTGATCAGATTGGCAAGAGAAGCTGGAATTCCTCCTGTGAGTCTATTTTGGGATAAATCTAGTTGGGTGAGGTTGGAGATGTTTCCAATAGTCTCTGGTATGTGGCCGTTGAACTGGTTTCTACTCAGGTTGAGAATGGATAGATTCTGTAGTCTGTTCACGTCTTCTGGGATTTGATTGTCGAGTCGGTTGCCCTGAAGATTCAATTGAACAAGGGAGGAGAGGTTGTAGAGACTAGCAGGAAAGTTTCCATGAATGGCATTGTCAGACAAATCTAGTGTTTGAAGTCTTGAAAGCTTCCCTATTTCATTGGGTATGGTTCCATTTATCTGGTTATGACTCAGAGAAATCTCTTCTAACCTACTCATCTTGCTCAATGAAATAGGAATGCTTCCAGAGAAAGAGTTATGATCGAGGGTTAAGGACTGAAGCTGATAAAATGTGTTCTCTTTGGTTCCTCCCCAATTATCAGGAATAGAACCAGAGAGATTATTGTATTGGAGAGCTAGGAAGGTCAGAGAAGGGGAGCTGGTGATTGCAGCTGGGATCGAACCTGTCAGAGAGTTGAAGCTGAGGTTGAGTCTGTAAAGCTTGGTAGAGTTGGCGAGACTAGCAGGGATTGTTCCAGTTAGTGAATTGTTACTAACATCAAGAGTCTGAAGCAAAGGACAGGAACCAAGTGAAGCAGGGATTGAACCTGAAAGTCTATTGTTGAATAGAGTAACTCCTCTGAGATCAGGAAGGAAACCTAGAGAATAAGGAATCATACCCCCAATGTCATTGTCGTGGAGACTAAGCTTTCGAAGTGCTGGGAGTTGGCCTATCGTCTCAGAGATTCGGCCACTCAATCCCTTCCAAGGGAGCTGGATCAGTATAACCTGCCCTTTAACGCACTTGATCCCTACCCACCCTCCTGAACAAGCTCCATAGCCACTGTCATTCCAGCTCCGCAAGACCCGTTTAGGATCGATTAAATCGTGTTTGAAGGCTTGCAGAGCTTGGTAGTCTGCCTGAGTAACAACGACCCCATCCCACCCTTGGCTAGAGACAGATTGGAAGGTTAATACGAGTAgttgaagaagcaagaacaagCGCGTACAGAGGAAAAACTTGTTCGGGAACCCAAAATGCTGAAGTGGGTCTTTGCAGGATGACTGACTCTtccatttctccttctttttacTAGAAATCCGACAATGAGAAGCTTTTGATTTCTTCAGGTGCTGAAGAAGCTCTAATGGGTATCTACTAAATCCACTGAAGACCTGATTTTGATTATCCATGGTCACTAAAAGCACAGTTGCAGATATGTAGAAAACCAGAAGAGTGAAGAGAATGGTTTTGCTTACTAGAGGGGGGAATCTATTAAAGAAGAATGAAACAGGGGAGAGATATCCGAGGGAGAGGGGTTATGTAGCTGGAGCAAGGGCGGGGGGTTTGATAGAGCATGTGAAGATCATAGTgagcagagagagagggaatctttattttttggggagaTAAAATCGGCGACAAAAGTCAGGTGGATCATGGAAGAAATCAGAGGCGCTATCTCAGTTAAGactaacggctagtttttacTTATATTTGATTTGAACAGTAGAGAAGGGTATACATCCCGGAGCGTCACTTCAACGGCTATATCTGGTGGGTCCCACTTAGTTGCATTTTTTCTTAGTTGGAAGTCCACGTACGAACTTTGCCAGAATCCCACGTGGAATGATAGCATCAACacctttcaagtttttttttttctgttctttagATTTTGGTGACCTCAAAGTTTGTGAACCAATGAGCACCAATACTAAGCAAACAGGTAAAAATTACTAAAGACGTGGCCCTTTTAAAAGCCTTTTCTTACTCCAGGGAGTACAGCAGGTTAGTTGTGACGTGTACTGTCCTACAAATGCCCTTTCTTAGAAAGATACCCAGAAAAGGGTAAGAAAAGAACCCTTTTGAAGCTCTATCCTCCTAGATGGATCTTGAGATGCTAGAACTTTTTCCTTACAAACCCTAAAGATGGGTGGGTTATTTGTTGATGAGATGAATAGGTAAGTTGATCCTAGGTTTTTCAGAACCCTTTTGAAACTCTATCCTCCTAGATGGATCTTGAGATGCTAGAACTTGCAAGGTTGCAATCTTGCATGAATGCATTTAGCACATCAACcctaaggctgtgtttgttcTCAAGAATGTTCTTTGGcgttttttcgttctttaagaacgaaaaaatgaaaaatcgtCTTTGGCATTTCAGTTCGTGCTTTTGGTCTTTAATAACGAACCGGATGGATTTTTTATCTCAAGAACGTTCTTTATAGACCGTCTCAGACATGGTCTGATGTTCTTTAGACCAACCATTCTCGCAAAAGAAAATTAGCTTGGAAAAAATCCCGATATCATCATGAagtagaaggagagaagagctTTTGTGTCGTGGGGATAGGAGAAGACCTGAAGATCGAGGCCGTCCGGGAACTGGTGAGTTCGTCTCTCATTGTTGCCCTCCCtgcaagtctctctctctctctctctctctctctctcagtcgaTGTAAGCTCGGTTTTCGTAGATTTGATCTGACCGATGAGCTCTCTAATCTGTATTGATCTAGTTTTCTACAGATTGTTTGAATTATGTTCTTTCTTGGTTGGGTTTACTTTGATTTTTCTCTGGCTTGATTTTTCTTGTGGGAAAGGAAGGGGTAACCGTTCTGCTAACAACAGTAATGTTGAATGTGGAGGCGAGGAGAGGTTGGGCTATGCAACGTGGTGTTTCAAATCAACAATATGGGGTGAAAGGGTGTTCCAGATTAACAATGGAACGCCCTATGAGATGGAAGGGCATTTCAGATCAACGATTACCAGCAGAGGGGAGGTTGGGCTTTACAACTGGGTTCCagtgatttcaatttcaaaaacaATTTTAGAACCCTAACTAATAAACTGCAACACCACCATCTGCCATCAACGAAAGCTGATCTAACTTTAGCACAATGGGCTGATTCAAGGACTTTGGAAAGAGCAATCAAACGTCCTCTCTACCTCTCTATTGTTGCTGAAGTGCAATAGAGCAAAGCAATCGTCAAATTTCAGTTAGCTAAGAGGAATTGGTGGTGCCGACACCAGTGATGATGGCCGATGAGGAGGCCAAGAGAGAGAGGCCCTTTTTTGGGTGCAAGAGTTGTTTCTGCAACAAACGTTtgcggagaagaaggagaacgggagaagtttttttttttttttttaaataaaaatttattgaagATTATAAAGGAGGCATACAAGCCTAAAGACAGACTAAAGGCAAAGAAAACTAAAGCTAAGAAGGGGACTCAGTCCTAAAACATATTAAATTGGCGAGGGCAACAAGCCACTCGCtcacccaagaaaaaataacatAAGGCTATGGGGGATCTGTGAGGCACACCGGGGGATCCTTATCCAATACGATCGTCGGGGGGTCTCAGCATATAAACCAGGCCGAACAAGAgccacacgggccaaaagaACCTCCTCCTCTGGCGAAAAGGGAGATGGAATTTTTTGTAATCCCACTCCTAACTCCTTTTcaacctgatgtttttccaCCGCCGCGTCCACCATCTGAACACCAAGATTTGCATTCCTTTGACTTCGAGTTCTGTCAATAACTGCAGTTGCCAAATGGGAACCCACACAAACACCTCGAAGAGCCTTCCTATGACCATTACTATTTTTATGACCCACCACCTGAGTCCACTCGTCTTACACCTCCTCTTGATCAGATTGGTCATGGCCCAATCCACGAGAATCCGATCTTTGAACTGATTCTTCCTCGTTAGGCAAATTTAAAATGATAGCCCCATCTTGAAGGTGGGAATTATGCGCATTCGAACTCCCTCCCTCTCGTTGGTTTGGCACCAAAGAATTACCTTGATGCCCCGTTTCAACCCTACCTTGTTCCTCCAAGTTACCTTCCAAATTACCTTCCGAATGTTCAAAAGAGAAATCCCATCATTATTTGGATCTAGAGTCTCTTGCACTTGGATGGGGTCCTGTCCCAAACCCCTCAACATGCTTCCACAAACCATGTCCAAACTAGAAGTGCAATCCAGCTGGTTTGGAGAGGTCTCACAGATTCTTCCCTCATTGAAAAGAAGTCGTGGAGAGAGAGCTTTTTCAGATTCTGTGGGCACCTCCACCAAACCATCTTTGTCTGCCACATccatttttaaattaatttgagGTGAGGGGGAAAGATCAGGCGCAGCATGTAAAGGGATCGCAGCATTTGACGTTTCCACCACGACTAACTCCCTTCCCAATCCCTGATTTTCAACTAAAATCTACTTACCTTTTTCCGTAGCCTGAATGCCCTTACCCCCATGGTCACCGATTGCTTGCACTCTAGAAAGAGGCTGGGCAGAAGCCTGCAATTTCCCAGTGTCCTCCTTTCTTCCACTCGTCACAGTTCCAACCGTATTTTGCCTGCAAAAGTCCAGACTTTACCCCAATTTAGAGCACCTAGAGCAAAACAATGGCAACCATTCAAACACAaccttttggaaaataccaGATGTTTCACAACTGACCCAAATCTGATCAGGTAGAATAGAACGCAAATCCACCTCCACACATGCCCTAGCAGCAACTGTTCTTGTACATCTAATCGTGGTACTGTCCACCTTCAACACCTTTCCAACTGTACCTGCCACCGAGAGAAAGAAATTCCCTTGATACAAATTCACAGGGAGATTAGGGaatgaaacccaaaccaaaacaaTCGGCGATTCGAGACCAGCCTTAAAAAATCTAGTCCATTTGAAAAAACGAAAAGGAAAACCCTTTATGACCATGTGTTCCTTCATCTAAACTTTAATGAAATCTTCCTAGTTAAGGAAACGCAGTAGTAAGTGTCGTGGATCCAAGGAAGAGACGATCACATCTGCAGAGAGATGGAACGAAGATTGGATAGCCCTCTTCACATAAAAAATACATGGACGTCCATATGAGCACTTGGCTACCAAAGCCCATTGTAATGGCTCCTCTGAAATCGCGATTTTAGCCTTTGTGAAAAAAATTGCAGTCGTTCCCATATGCAAAGATGGGGCCCTTCACTAGAATCGAAGTAGCAGACGTTCCCATATGCAAAGATGGGGCCTTCTCTGGAATCGAAGGAGTAGCCAATGCCGATGATCGCGGAGCAACAGCCGCAAAGGATCACGATGCTAGAGCAAAAGGGGGTGAAGCCGagacctccactcgatccacCGACCGAGAGAGGTTCGACGGACGATCCTCCCGAGCACCTGGAGGCTCCGCCATGGAACCCTAACCAAGAGGGTGCTCCACCGCCATAAACTTGATTTCGATGAGTGACATTAGAATCGTGGCTCTTTAGTGTCCATGATTTCAATTACATGGGGAGTTTTGACAGGTAGTCCTGAAATCTTGACATGGGATTGTATCAACTAACACAGAAGTGATGCTTGGCCATCCAGAGAACGAGAGAAGTTGTTGGAAACTTGAAATTGATTATTATATTTGAAAATGGGGCCCACAATTTCACTTTTCCATATTGTTCTTTGCTTCCCTTTTATGTTCCCTCACCCCACTGTACatgggtgggtcccacacattTAACTATCCCACCCTTTTTCTTTCCATCAAACAAACAGGgcctaagggtgttaaacatGGATCAGTTTTGGTCATAAAAGGGTTATTCTTAGAATTATTCAAGTTTGTTAAGCTGGGAATGACCAATGATGTTGCAAAGTTTGGCTCAGCCGGTTAGATTGCTAGTATAAAAAAAGATGCAATGCGTATGTCGAGTATATTACTCATTGTCTAAAATTTTGGAGATGACCTGAATATACGATGAGGTTTACCATGAGAGGGGAAAAAGATTTCAAAACTGGgatctggtttttttttaatatgggCACTACTATAGTGTCCAAAATTCCAAAATATCTTACCATGAATATTATTTCTTTCCAAACATTTCAGCTAGTAATCACTACCAAGGAATCCATATCATTCCATTGAAATCCTGAATTTGAGCTCAATTAAACCCTCCTTAGCAATTGTTGGAAATATGGCAGTGGTGTTGTCATCGTTGTCAACAGTGTTAGGATCAACACACTCACACAATGGTAGTACAATGCTTAGTACAGTCAGTAGTGCAAAATTTTTAGTGTAGTGGCAATGGTGTGTACATGGGTGTACAAATATATCACATGGATTATAGACTGATTTGGCAATACTGACAGTGTCAATGAGGTGATAGAGTATAGTGATTTGACAACATGCAGTGCATGGGAAATTTTATTGAAGATGTGGCATGACAATGTTGGGGTGGTGCCGAAAATGGTGCACAAGTGTTAGACAATGACAATAATTTTTGGCAATATACAGAGTGTACATGGGTCTTGGAAGTGATTGGAGAGGTCAGACAACAATAAGTTGGGGGAGCTGGAATGATCAAGCAGTGCTTTGGTAGTGATACAGAGATATTTGGGCTTATGTGACAGCACTTGGCAACGTATCACAATGTTATATAATCATCGAAAGCAAGTGGCAACATTGGGTGAAGGCCCCTTGCAATTTGAATGGAGAAATTATAGGTTTACACAGTGATAACATGTTTAGAGCTATTTTTGTTATACTCGTACCCGAAATATCCCCTAATATCCTAGGACAATTTGGACCTTACCCAGAGGGTAATGCCTTACAActatggtcaacattaatgaccttgaacttaaaatattattataactatCCCCTCATagtcctggaagtgtgggtcaaagccccgcaatTTTTCCtaaagtttgggccctgatagcagcaccggagtcacgaacaaactcactcgaggatccgcctgtgctgttacctgcccttttggtaatttttcctgtggaacccacatccctgtgtcccggacaccctaatcagacccttggaccaaatggacCTTCACCCTTACCATTAGTTGGCTAGTTGGGCCTTGAGAGTAGGCCTATAAGGCCTAACTTaaagaattaatgggttttacaccccaacttaaaccaaacaaggcctaagAGCTAATGGGTCTTATAAGACTTgggcctaaaccaaacatgacccaattaactaaatggacctatgggttatgacttgggccaaacatgacctaagacctaaTTAGAACCCATTTAAAGTCTAAGGGGTTAATTGTGTTTGGGGGCAActaaccaaacatggcctaaggcccttTCCTACActtaaaggataagagaatcctttattctcttatctctccccctcccaagcaaaccgtggaggagaagagacaagagaagaaggaggaggaaggaagaagaagtagaagtaggagaggaatgagaggggaagggaagatgatggaagccatgccaagatggctggctgccccacatctcctcctcttgctgaccggacaaagggagaagaagaaggtgaaggagaagagacgGAGAGGGTGGTTGGAAGGAAGGAGGtcaagaaggctcacctagcatggtccttgctgcctccattgaaggtgaGACCTCAAACCCTTGACACTTCTCCCTTCCCATTTCATTTTGTAgatttccttgagcttgagctaacctagggttccctttgggactcaaggtgatgcttggtcCTTGATTGGGAGCTcaaatggagctgacctagaccTAGTTTGGGCTCCCACGAGCTGCCTTGCAGCCAATGCTGCTAAACCCTTGGtcctaagccatgaaacccaacccttggaccaatttgagaccaaactcttgtaggatcttggatccatgaggtgaacctaggttctagtgaccctagggagacttagacacccctcccatATCTCTGAGAGCTGGgtgcactccaagcttcaagctggagaagaagccctttgaaatctcgaaagagactgTCAACGAacgcacgatcggatccaccaatcgtggtaccttCTATCAGTCCGCCTAGTGTAATCTCTGTGATTTAACCTGAATGGATGATGGAATGGACTCAAGTCTATTGCATCCGCCCATGGGTCAGTTcactctcgggtgtgtctcagggatcgatcggatgcaggggcggactaaggaaacacatccgtctgtgggtccgctcgctctcaGGAGTGTCTCAGgagtcgaacggatgcacgaccggatccaagtaagaagtttcgttcatggatccgctccttgtgttttcaccttttggcctaaatggagtcagggacggattcACTCTGCTGcaaccgtccgtgagtccgctcgtgttgtcttggttgaaacttgattttaaccttaggggcctagcatgggacccttctatacatgctttaatgattgcttttatatttttagactacccaactcgatggatagctggtgcaccttaagattcatgtcaaccatgccGGGTGATACCCgatgttaggtgagtgggttctaggtgactttgttgggtttgaagaTATATATTtggcaatcttaagcatgctattatataaatataagcattgtgcgcattgcattatttatctcaaatgtgaactgttatgattgcgatattattctcaccattgtatcgggctacgatgccggaaccccaatttattttaaattatgaaatttgttatatgtcatcctgatctatatgtgttgtgccgtgctggtacccgtgcactagatggaatgggatgttgatgcacccggaatacctctcgggacgataggacttgcatatagtatatctgtggctaggatgcttgttcccttatggtacgacccttgccaacaggggtttatgtgttggatagtctgagcacttgtgatctgtggaggtgggagaggacaagacaggggtagtgatggctatcggggtctgccactgggtgaccgAATAGTTTCTATCGGCataggctcccgtgtgataattgaggcttcactggggcgataagttaagtaaccctcagtgtctcccgagttatcacagtagcatacacttgaccgatagaaattgtgtgctaggtggaaaatgaatctaacattagcatgcatcattctgaaattgaaactgtttgtgtgtatgtgtgtgcattcccctttgctccctcacta
This window encodes:
- the LOC122652751 gene encoding probably inactive leucine-rich repeat receptor-like protein kinase IMK2; the encoded protein is MDNQNQVFSGFSRYPLELLQHLKKSKASHCRISSKKKEKWKSQSSCKDPLQHFGFPNKFFLCTRLFLLLQLLVLTFQSVSSQGWDGVVVTQADYQALQAFKHDLIDPKRVLRSWNDSGYGACSGGWVGIKCVKGQVILIQLPWKGLSGRISETIGQLPALRKLSLHDNDIGGMIPYSLGFLPDLRGVTLFNNRLSGSIPASLGSCPLLQTLDVSNNSLTGTIPASLANSTKLYRLNLSFNSLTGSIPAAITSSPSLTFLALQYNNLSGSIPDNWGGTKENTFYQLQSLTLDHNSFSGSIPISLSKMSRLEEISLSHNQINGTIPNEIGKLSRLQTLDLSDNAIHGNFPASLYNLSSLVQLNLQGNRLDNQIPEDVNRLQNLSILNLSRNQFNGHIPETIGNISNLTQLDLSQNRLTGGIPASLANLINLNSFNVSHNNLSGPVPFLLSEKFNSTSFVGNLQLCGYSASTPCPSSAPPPPSPSPKISKPHHRKLNTKDIILIAAGALLAVLLLLCCILLCCLIRKRAASKATNGQTGGTAPAAAARGEKGGPAMGTEVEAGGEAGGKLVHFDGPLVFTADDLLCATAEIMGKSTYGTAYKATLEDGKQVAVKRLREKIAKSQREFEVEVNALGKIRHPNLLALRAYYLGPKGEKLLVFDFMPKGSLASFLHARGPDTPIDWPTRMNIAMGTTRGLCYLHTNENMVHGNLTSGNILLDENTNANIADYGLSRLMTTAANSNVIATAGALGYRAPELSKLKKANTKTDVYSLGVIILELLTGKSPGQAMNGVDLPQWVASIVKEEWTNEVFDLELMRDASTTGDELLNTLKLALHCVDPSPAARPEVQQVLQQLEEIKPEIAASAASSGDDGAGVPSTSE